The sequence aaaaaaaaaaaaaaaatttttttttttgtttagctttttatattaaaaataaaaaaaaaaaaaaaaaagaaaaaaaaaaaccaattttaaataaaaaaaaaataataaaaaaaataaatttaaatatctttAGAGTGAGAGTTTCAGACCAGTCAATCAAAtgtcattctttttttattcaatcaCAATTATGTcgtgaaaattttttttattttttgttttttttttttttgccctgtttaattttatttattttgattttttgttttttttaattttctatttttcttCAAAGAAactgattattttttacaaaaaaagattttttaatttttttttttttaaattgcgTTCCACATTTAAGTGTTTTTCccaataccaataattatcttaatttattatttatatttttttttttttttaaaatttctttcatttttgtttttttttttttttttttcttttctaaacattttttttgtgaatcaaaaaaataaaaaaataaaaaattaaaatgactttttttaattattattttaattttaaatttcttttggtCGAAATGACTGAAAATAAGTTTTTGTGagtatgatttttttttttttaattatttttaattttttatttttttattttagtttttagttttttttgaaataatattttaattttaaatttcttttgatcAAAATGTGAAAATAAGTTTTTGTGTGtacattttaattatttttaattatttttagttttttttttattttttttattttttttttttttttctaaacagtttgaatctttttaaattttgatctTGATGGATCATATTTTTTTCCAGTTCTTCTAGTTCTATCTTCTTCATAGGAAGCATAATTACCTTCATGAACGATTACTTGACCATCACCTTCAAATGCAATAATATGAGTACAAAGACGATCTAAAAAGTAACGATCATGACTAATGATAACAGCACAACCTGGATAATCTTCAATGGCAGTTTCTAAATTACGTAATACATCAACATCCAAATCATTGGTAGGTTCAtccaataataaaagattacAACCtcttttaatcatttttgcAATATGAACACGATTACGTTCACCACCAGATAGAGAGCCAATGAATTTATCTTGTTCTGGACCACGGAAATTGAATTGAGAGATGTATTCTCTTACGtgaattttataattgtCACCCATAACTACATCATCGGAGCCATCGGCAACCTCTTCATAGATGGTTTTCTCGTCGTCCATTGAAGCACGTGATTGTGCGACGAACCCCATACGAACGGTTTCACCCACTCTAATTGAACCGGTCAATGGTTTCAATTCACCAGTCATGATTCTAAAAAGTGTTGATTTACCTGTACCATTTGCACCAATGATACCAACGATTGAACCAGGTTCAATATcgatatttaaatttttaaataaagttcTACCATCAAATTCCATACTAATATCTTTGGCTTCAAATACTACTCTACCTAAACGTGGACAAGGTGGAATTGAAATTCTACCTGGTTCTCTGAATTTCTCTGGTGCACTTGCCACCAATTCATTGTATTTATCAATACGaactttattctttttagtTTGAGCTTTAACACCACCTTTAAGATACTCCAATTCCTTTTTAATGGCTTTCTTTCTTCCCTCCTCCTTTTTATTCTCCATTGAGAGACGTTGCTCCTTTTGTAATAACCAACCCGAGTAATTTCCTTTGAATGGTATGAGTGAACCACGATCAACCTCTAAAATCCAATTGGCGACATTATCTAAAAAGTAACGGTCATGAGTGATTGCAACCACTGTACCACGGTAGTCATGCAAGAAACGTTCTAACCATGCAACACTTTCTGCATCCAAATGATTTGTTGGTTCATCCAATAGTAATACATCAGGATTTGAAATTAGTAAACGTGCCAATGCAACTCTACGTCTTTCACCACCTGACAATGTTGTTACATTACTATCACTTGGTGGGCAATTTAATGCGTCGATTGCAATTGCAATCTTTCTCTTTAAATCCCAAAGTCTTTCTTCCTCAATAATATCAGCCAATTCATCTCTTCTCTTTTCCAATTGTTTTCTTTCTTGTTTAGTTAactcttcatcttcatcctcTAATCTTTCCTCGATCTCTTCATGTTCATCCAATATCTCCTTCTTTTCTGCTACACCATCGAAAATATTCTCCTCAACAGTTTTATCTGCATCCAACTCTGGTTCTTGATGAAGGAATCCAACTGTTAATCCTTTTGAATATAATACTTGTCCATCATGTTCCGTATCTTCTTGTGATAAAATACGCATAAATGATGATTTACCACTACCATTGGTACCAAGTAAACCAATCTTTGATCCTTCTAAAAATGAAAGTGatatatcttttaataaaattttaccaTCATCTAATCTTTTATTAACTCCAACCATTGATAATATAACTTTATCTGTTTGATGTTTATCTGCtcctgtttttttttcatttccttttttttttgcttttttaaaaaaataaattaatatttaaaattttaaaatattatatattatatgtATGTGTGAgtgatttttaataaatatttacttACTTGAATATTGTTGAATTAAACCATATGAtaaatttttgtttaattttaaattttcatttttattattattattatttaattgaattgaattaaCTATactttctttattatttaaagtagTAATTGAagttattgatttatttacatttgtaATATAACAATATCCATTCTTTGTTGAATTAAGCAAAGATAATGGTTTtcttaattttgaaaatgatgaaatcaTCCTTTGTTTACATtcgaaaaataaaaaaagtaaaaaaaaaaaaaaagttgagctaaaaaaaatctaatttcccaaaaaaaaaaaaaaaaaaaaaaaaaaaaaaaaaaaaaaaaaaaaaaaaaaaaacgataaattaattattcgttttttttaatattttattttattttattttattttattctatttacAATTCGTTTGTTATTTcagttatttatttatatatattttttttttcaatgattAATTTTTAGTTGATTCATTTGATTCTAAGATTACATTTGAAATTGCATAATCAGTATCATGAGAAATTGCTAgatgaattttattaatacccAATTCTTTGAAATATGATTCAGTTGTTTCTAATAAATTTACATATGGACGTCcatttgattcatttaaaatttgaatattttgaaaatttaattttgaacgATCTTGATTTCCAATTGCTTTATAAATTGATTCCTTTGCTGCCCATCTACCTGCTAAATATTCAAATcctctattattattattattattattattattattattattattattattatttaattcactATTATCGTTATCATCAATACTTTCTGTTATTGATGCTGTTGGATTTagtgatttaaatattgatatttcAACTTCATTAAATgctctttttaaaaatttatcaccATGTCTTggaattatcattaaaaaaaaaaaaaaaattaataaaaaaaggtggaaaatgataataaaatattttaattattaattatattaaaaataccttttaaatgatgattcTAATCTTGATATCTTTACAATATCATTTCCAATACCAAATAtcttattcatttttttattttcttttttttaatttaaaatcaatttgaaaactttttcaatttttttttttttttttcatttctcatttttacatttttttttttttttttttttaatttacctCCAAAACACACACATACATAAAATAATGAACAATGAAGGATCTGCAGTTATAAGTATGTAGAtatcaatttttgaaatggtttaaataataataataataaactaatacaaaatattattttaaaataataatttaaagatgAAGACGATGATACAAGTTTATTAGTAGTTATTTTAGATTGTAATGTTTATTCATGGGGTAATAGAGAGAAATCATTACAAGATGCGATAAGTGGTAtgaatgatgataatgacaGTAGTAGTAGATATAATGGTAGTACGACAATAGggaacaataataacaacaacaataacaataatagcaacaacaataataatgtaaataaaagattaatCAATACAagtaaaaacaattatataggattcaataaatttttagaaCACTTTATGGTATTTATAAATGCATATTTAATGCTAAATCAAGAGAATCAACTTGCAATCATTTGTTCTAAAATTGGTGAAAGTTCATTCGTTTTCCCACAATCAAATATTGATCAATatcaacaagaacaacaagaactTGAACAACGACAACtaaatgaaaatggtgaaCTATTACCAACACCCAATAAAACTATTCAAGGTCAAATATTAGctaaattacaaaaattagATTTAGAAATAAAACATGATCAAACTGATATATTATCTTCAAGTTTCTCTGCTTCCATGTCAATTGCTTTATGTtgtatgtatatataaatatatatatatatatatatatttatttactaattcattattattattattattattattattattattattattattattattattatttaaattagatataaatagaattaaaagagaaaCACCAACAATTAAACCAAGAATTTTAGTATTTAATATATCACCAGATGTTTCATCACAATATATATCTGTAATGAATTGTATTTTTTCATCACAAAAGCAATCGATACCCGTTGATTCTTGTATACTTTCTCAATCAGATTCAACATTTTTACAACAAGCTTCACATTTAACGAGtggtatttatttaaaaccaCAAAAACAAGAATTATTATCACAATATTTATTGgtatgaattattattatttttgaaaaaaaaaaaaaaaaaaaaaaaaaaaaaaaaaaaaaaaaaaaaaaaatgtatgtttctaatatttaattttaattttataataataataataataatattgtagACTACATTTTTATTAGATACATTATCAAGAAAATCATTAGCATATCCAACATTAAAATCAGTTGATTATAGGGCATCATGTTTTTGTCATAAGAGAATTGTGGATATTGGTTATGTTTGTTCGGTTTGTTTATCGATTTTTTGTGGTCACTCATCATCATGTTCAACTTGTGGAACTAAATTctctttaaaaatagatttaagaaaacaattaaacaataatcccaccactactacttcTGCAACCTCAacagtaaataataaatcatagTTGAAAACTATAATCTTTATTTATAGAAGTTCAAattttgtataaaaaaaaaaccaaaaatagattttttttttttttatttattttttatttttttttatttgccattttctaattttcCTCTGATTTCACgaatcaatcatttttttattctttttttaattaataaaattttaaaattatttctattttttttttttttttttttttttttctaaaaatagatttttttatttttatttttaatttaatattaaaaatatgatAATGGTTTGTATCGGGATaagtattttaaataaaaaaaaaaaaaaaaaagaaaaaaaaaaaaaaaaaaagggaaaaaaaaatgaaattaaaataaaaataaattgggtgataataattttttttattactcaACTATTAACCCATTCATTTTATGTAACCACAGTGGTATATTTTCATGTAAATTTAGGAGAGAAactctttaaaattattggacaattccaattaatttaaatgtttgACTGAATGggttaaaattattttgggTATCCCATCAGTCatgatttcaaataaaatattttgaaaataggtcaaatttttttggatttttttttttttttttttttatttttattttattttatttttttttttttttattttttttttttttcaaaaaaactgATTTCATAttcttataaaaaaaaaaaaaaaaaaaaattattattatcttcataaaataataccacaaactaaaaaatcaaatatataaataaatatataaataaataaataaaaatgtcaACAACTAATGATGCCAACACTACAACTACCACAACTAAAACTAAAGAACAAATTGAACAAGAGGCTATTGCCAGTTCAGTGATTACAGCAGATGCCAATAACTCATTACCACAACCAAAAGGTGAAGAATCTATCAAAATGAAAGAATCACTTGAAGATAAGAAAGCCGATGCAAATTTAGGTTCTGGTGCTAAAGATCAAGAGGTTTTCTTTGTTAAAGATTCAAATGGTGAAACCAAAGAAATCGGTAAAGAGATCACCAATCATAAAACCACCCTTTACTTTAAAGGTTGTAAAGATGGTGTTTTCACAATCTCTGCTCGTGTTACTAAAATTATGATTGAAGCTTGTCAAAGATGTACTTTTAACTTTAAAGGTagaatttttacaaataccATTGAAGCTTGGAAAACTGTTGACTGTAAAGTTAATGTTTgtatcaaaaattattttttataaaaaaaagaaaaaaaatatgtttattaacctttttttttttttttttttttttttttttttttttttttttttatagattttaAATGATCAAGTTAAAACATTACAAGTTGATATGACCTCTAGAATGTCAATTACATTTGATACAAGAGATTCACTCCATAGTATTATTTGGAGTGGTGTCAATGATATGAAACTTTATTTCTCTGATGAAGCTGGTTTCGAACATCATACTGGTTTCGAACAAATGAAAGCAGTTTATCCAGAACAAGAGCTTTCATTCACCGTAGATCAATTCACAACTCGTTTCATTAAAGGTGTACTCACAACTGAGCAAATCATTCGTTTAGCCAATGGTTATCCATCAACTGAAAGAGAAGCAAGTGAATTTGATGCaaatgaagaattaaataaaaagagagCTGAAGAATTTATTAGAAAGAGATTAGCCGATAATGGTATCAGTTTAGGTACCGTTGGAATGAAAAAACCTGAAGTTGGTAGAAATGATGTTTGTCCATGCGGTAGTGGaaagaaatataaaaaatgttgttcaaaataaataattgaataatatatatatatatatttttttaataatataataataatataaataataacaacatccatcataaacaacaacaacaacaacaacaacaacaacaacaacaacaacaacaacaacaacaacaacaacaacaacaacaacaacaacaacaacaacaacaactataTAAACGCctgtattaaataaattaaataaacaatattacGAACttgtatttaaataatgacattcattttttttatttattatcattaaaagtagaaatttttttttttttttttcttttaagctgtccaattaaattatttctcCTGTATTTCAAtgccacaaaaaaaaaaataaataataaataaataaataaatcaggTCCTCTTTGAGATACTTGTtcacattattattattattattattattacttaattaattcatcaaattGAAAGTCATATACTAATCATATATTCTGCCAAAAAAGATACATTACTGAAAGAGTGCTCCTCAATAGTTACGAATCTATTGATTTCATACTCAGACAAAAGTCCATCGAACTTCAATAAAAAGTTCTTTAAATTCCTTTAcccaaatttattaatttatttctaatCCCAtgcatttttaaaattcaaataaaataaaaataaaaatctatttttaggattaaagaaaaaaaaaaaaaaaaagaaacaaaataataataacaataaaaaaagcGCAGAATTCTTGAGATACatttaactaaaaaaaaaaaaaaaaaaaaaaaaaaaaaaccaaatttttttatttaaatttttttttattttaaattttttttattttttattttttttattttttatttttttttttttttaattttaaattttttttttttttttttaaataactttgaaaaaaaaaaaaaaaaaaaaaggtgttGTTTTTACATTATtcaagaaatcaaaaaaaaaaaaaaaaaaaaagaaaaaaagaaaaaagaaaaaaaaaaaaaataaaaaaagatatattacattatattatattatattattatattatattatattatattatactATATAGACACACAAACATAAAGAAATATGgaaaaaaagagaatatatacatataattCACCATGGGTAATATATGGGTTAAGTTGGAGTAGTAGAGTGAATAGACCATTTAGGTTAGCAATTGGATCATTTTTAGAAGATTATACAAATAGAGTTGATGTTATACAATTAAATGAAGAAACTGATCAATTTGAAGTAGTATGTGGATTTGAACATCCTTATCCACCAACTAAATGTATGTGGATACctgataaaaattcaaatagaCCTGACCTCTTAGCTACAACCGGTGATTACCTTAGGCTGTGGGAAGTTGGTTCAAATCaaagatcaattaaattaaaaagctTATTAACAAATGTAATGTATAAATAACGATGTATAAATAACaatgtaaaataataataataataataataataataataataataataataattataataataataataataataataataataataataataataataataataataataataataataatagtggtggtagtagtagtagtagtagtagtagtagtagtagtagtagtagtagtagtagtagtagtagtagtagtagtagtagtagtagtagtagtagtagtagtagtagtagtagtagtagtactGACATTAggtttatattttcattattattattattattatgcaGAATAAAAGTAGTGAATTTTGTGCACCATTATCTTCATTTGATTGGAATGAAACAGATCCTTCATTATTAGCAACTTCTTCTATAGATACAACTTGTACAATTTGGAACATAGAGGTatgttaatttatatatatatatatatatatatatatacaatattataataataaaatcatcatGAAGAagaattcattattaatatatatatatatatatatatattatatattggTATATATGATATAAcatgataaataaatagacaGGACAAGCAAAAACACAATTAATAGCACACGATAAAGAAGTATTTGATATTGCATTTGCAAGAGGAACAGATTTATTTG comes from Dictyostelium discoideum AX4 chromosome 2 chromosome, whole genome shotgun sequence and encodes:
- the abcF3 gene encoding ABC transporter-related protein — translated: MISSFSKLRKPLSLLNSTKNGYCYITNVNKSITSITTLNNKESIVNSIQLNNNNNKNENLKLNKNLSYGLIQQYSTKKKGNEKKTGADKHQTDKVILSMVGVNKRLDDGKILLKDISLSFLEGSKIGLLGTNGSGKSSFMRILSQEDTEHDGQVLYSKGLTVGFLHQEPELDADKTVEENIFDGVAEKKEILDEHEEIEERLEDEDEELTKQERKQLEKRRDELADIIEEERLWDLKRKIAIAIDALNCPPSDSNVTTLSGGERRRVALARLLISNPDVLLLDEPTNHLDAESVAWLERFLHDYRGTVVAITHDRYFLDNVANWILEVDRGSLIPFKGNYSGWLLQKEQRLSMENKKEEGRKKAIKKELEYLKGGVKAQTKKNKVRIDKYNELVASAPEKFREPGRISIPPCPRLGRVVFEAKDISMEFDGRTLFKNLNIDIEPGSIVGIIGANGTGKSTLFRIMTGELKPLTGSIRVGETVRMGFVAQSRASMDDEKTIYEEVADGSDDVVMGDNYKIHVREYISQFNFRGPEQDKFIGSLSGGERNRVHIAKMIKRGCNLLLLDEPTNDLDVDVLRNLETAIEDYPGCAVIISHDRYFLDRLCTHIIAFEGDGQVIVHEGNYASYEEDRTRRTGKKYDPSRSKFKKIQTV
- the gtf2h3 gene encoding general transcription factor IIH, polypeptide 3 — translated: MNNEGSAVINEDDDTSLLVVILDCNVYSWGNREKSLQDAISGMNDDNDSSSRYNGSTTIGNNNNNNNNNNSNNNNNVNKRLINTSKNNYIGFNKFLEHFMVFINAYLMLNQENQLAIICSKIGESSFVFPQSNIDQYQQEQQELEQRQLNENGELLPTPNKTIQGQILAKLQKLDLEIKHDQTDILSSSFSASMSIALCYINRIKRETPTIKPRILVFNISPDVSSQYISVMNCIFSSQKQSIPVDSCILSQSDSTFLQQASHLTSGIYLKPQKQELLSQYLLTTFLLDTLSRKSLAYPTLKSVDYRASCFCHKRIVDIGYVCSVCLSIFCGHSSSCSTCGTKFSLKIDLRKQLNNNPTTTTSATSTVNNKS
- the wdr68 gene encoding WD40 repeat-containing protein, translating into MEKKRIYTYNSPWVIYGLSWSSRVNRPFRLAIGSFLEDYTNRVDVIQLNEETDQFEVVCGFEHPYPPTKCMWIPDKNSNRPDLLATTGDYLRLWEVGSNQRSIKLKSLLTNVISEFCAPLSSFDWNETDPSLLATSSIDTTCTIWNIETGQAKTQLIAHDKEVFDIAFARGTDLFASVGADGSLRMFDLRNLEHSTIIYETPSFVPLLRLCWNKQDPNYLATIQQDSPKVIILDIRVPSVPAAELVFHKSAVNGISWAPHSSCHICTVSDDKQALIWDLSSMPKPIEDPLLTYNALAEINQLSWSSSQPDWIAIAFSSHLQILKV